The Intestinibaculum porci DNA window ATATTAGAGACTCCACCATTTTAAGTGGACAAATTCAGATTGATGGCAAGTTTGTTCCAATGAATTTCAAGGGAACAAAACCTGAAAATATGCCTAGACTTTCTAAAAAGCGAAGTTCAAGAAGCAAGACGCCTTTAGCTCGTAAGGTGTGTATCATGACTGCAATTGATTCCGATGACCATATCTCCATGGAAATAACAGGGCTTGGTGAAGAAACAAATGAAATGATGCATGTATTTGATGGCCGAATCGCTCCTGGATCATTACTTGTTACTGATGGTAAATTTGCCTTTGAAACATATGCTAAGAATAACAATCTGAATATAGAGATAGTAAAATCCTCAAAGTTCACTAATGAACATGATTTTAACTTATCTGAAGTCAATGGGTCACATTCTCAATTAGATATATTTCTAAAGAGATACAGAGGTGTATCAACTCGACATTTGCAGGGTTAGCTCGACCTGTTTGTATTAGCCAATTATTTAGGATATACATTTAAAAAGTCTAAAGACAAAGATGTATACTCGTTTAACCATTATATACCCGGGAAGGCTAAGTCGCTGGTAAGGGATATTTGCAAAACACTTCTGCCAGTCGATGAAAATGAAGCTTATAAGGATTTCGATAAAAGACCCAATCTTCATTTTAAATGGTGAATAATTAAATTGTGCTAAATAATATCAGTGATTTGATTGAAAAGAACCATTTCCATTAAAAATTGATGACAAGTAGGTATATCATTT harbors:
- a CDS encoding IS1595 family transposase; this translates as MLDLNVIKKIIENLYLDGAYILLDELEAKEKSTLSNDIMLHKEAFGKPSCPFCHSNNVIRNGKRLGKQTFYCKNCEKYFTYSTNTAVDSSKSVYKTWISFIHYTIKGMTLVNIADEIHVSQTTAFNMRHKLFKAIAHIRDSTILSGQIQIDGKFVPMNFKGTKPENMPRLSKKRSSRSKTPLARKVCIMTAIDSDDHISMEITGLGEETNEMMHVFDGRIAPGSLLVTDGKFAFETYAKNNNLNIEIVKSSKFTNEHDFNLSEVNGSHSQLDIFLKRYRGVSTRHLQG